The segment CAACGCGTCGGCCTACGCGTACCGCTACGACAACCGGCAGGCGCTCACGCTCGATCCGAACAGCGCCGGCACCGGTGTGCCGCGCTATCTGGTCAGCAGCACCGACCAGCAGGCGAAGGGGCTGGAGGTCGAGGCGCAGTGGCAGCCGGTCGAGGCGTTCCGCGCCCACTTCAACGGCACCTATATCGATGCCACCTACCGCCACGCGACCGCGGCCTCTGGCGCCGACCTCAGCGGCCAGCCGACCGGCGAGCCGAAGTACGCCTTCGCCGGCGGCATGTCCTACACCTGGCAGGGCGTGGCGAACGGGGCGCTGACGTTCGACCTGTCGCACGCCTACCGTGGCAAGTCGCGCTGCAACCGCGATTCGCAGCTGCAGGGCACCTGCCAGATCAGCCCGAACTTCACCGTCGGCGCCGCGCAGCAGCGCACCGACGCCCGGCTGGACTGGCAGTCGTCCGGCGGCCGCTGGGGCGTGGCCTTCTACGTCAACAACCTGTTCGACAAGCGCTACGTGACCGGCGTGAGCAATATCAGCAGCAGCGTGTTCGGAACCCCGTATGCTTCGGTGACGCCACCGCGCATGTGGGGCGTGGAACTGCGCGCCAGACTCTGAGCATCCGATGACCGACAGCACCGACCTCTCCGACCTGCTGCGGCGCCAGCGCGAAGCGCAGGCACGCGACCCGCAACCTTCCTGGCCGGCACGGTCGGGAAGGTTGCGTGCGCTAGAAGCCCTGCTCCGGCAGCATCGCGAGGCGATCGCCGAGGCCATCAGTGCCGACTTCGGCTTCCGTCCCGCCGAGGAGACCGATCTGCTCGAGGTCTTCCCGTGCCTTTCGGCGATCCGCCACGCGCTGGCGCATGGACGACGCTGGATGCGCCCGCGGCGGCACCTCGCCGACCTGGCGTTCCTGCCGGCCCGCACCGAGCTGAGGCCGCAGCCGCTGGGCGTGGTGGGCATCATCGTGCCGTGGAACTATCCGCTCTACCTGGCGGTAGGTCCGCTGGTCGATGCGCTGGTCGCCGGCAACCGCGCCATGGTGAAGATGAGCGAGTACACGCCCCGCTTCTCCGCTTTGTTCGCCGAGCTGGTGGCGGGTCACTTCCCCACCGAGGAAGTCGCCGTGGTCAATGGCGACGCCCGCGTGGCGCAGGCGTTCTCCAGCCTGCCGTTCGACCATCTGCTGTTCACCGGCTCCACCGCCGTCGGTCGCCACGTCATGCGCGCAGCCGCCGACAACCTCACCCCGGTGACCCTGGAACTGGGCGGCAAGTCACCGGCGATCATCGGCCCCGGCGCGGACTTCGCGCATGCGGTGGAACGCATCGTGTTCGGCAAGCTGATCAATGCCGGCCAGACCTGCATCGCGCCGGACTACGTCCTGCTGCCCCGCCAGCGCCTGGACGAGTTCGTCCGCATCGCCGGTGCCACGGTCGAGCGCTTCTACCCGGACATCGCCGGCAACCGCCAGTACGCCAGCATCGCCTCCGATCGCCAGCACGACCGGCTGCGGGCGCTGCGCGATGCCGCGGTCGCGGAGGGTGCCTCGGCGCTGAGGCTGGGCACGGAGTCGGCCGGACCCGGTCCGCGCCGACTGCTGCCGACCCTGCTGACCGGCGTGCACGACCGCATGGCGGTGATGCAGGAGGAGATCTTCGGCCCGCTGCTGCCGCTGGTGCCCTACGACACCCTGGAGGAGGCGATCGACTACGTGGCCGACCGCCCGCATCCGTTGGCCCTCTACCTGTTCGAGCACGACACCGGGACGATCGAGAAGGTGCTCGCCCGGACGACCGCTGGCGGCGTCACGGTGAACGACACGCTGTACCACATCGCCCAGCATCGCCTGCCGTTCGGCGGTGTCGGTCCGTCCGGCATCGGCGGATATCACGGCGAAGCGGGCTTCCGCACGTTTTCGCATCTCAAGCCGGTGTTCCGCCAGGCCCGCCTCAACGGTGCCGGGCTGCTCAACCCGCCGTATGGCGAGCGTTTCCGCAAGGTGCTCGCGCTGCTGCTGCGACGGGGCTGAAAGCCCGACCCAGGCATAAAAAAAGCCTCCCCTTTGCAGGGGAGGCTTTTTCGTTCGAATGAACGACGATCAGAACTTGTAGATCGCCGACAGGCTCAGCAGGTTGCCGTAATCGCTGTAGTTGCCGGAGATCACGTCACCGGTGGAGCTGGTGCTGTCGATGTGCGCGTTGTTCACGAAGATGTGCGCGTACGAGGCGTTGATCTCGAAGTGCTCGCTGGCCTTGTAGCCCAGGCCCACGGTAGCCAGCTTGCGGGTGGAGTCCGGCACGCGCACGTCGCGCACGGCGTTGTAGGTCGGCGAGGTGTCGACCGCGATGCCGGCGCGCAGGGTCAGCTTGTCGTTGAGGTAGTAGTCACCGCCGATCGAGGCGTAGATCGAGTTGCGCCAGTTGAACTCCTCGGCGGTATCCGGCTGCCCGGGATTGCCGTACTTCACGCGCAGTTCCTTGAACACGTCCCACTTGGTCCAGGCCAGGTCGATGCCGAAGCCGAACTTCTCGGCCTGGTGCCAGTAGCTGCCGCTGAGCACGGCCGGCGTGGTGAAGTCGGCCGTACCGGTGGTGTTGGCGAACGGCGGCAGGCTGCCGGCCAGCGCCGGGTTCGTCAGCAGCAGCTGGTAGCCCGGCGTGGTGGTGAAGTTGCCGGTGCCGGTCAGGCGGTGGCTAATCTTCGAGCGGTAGTTCACCGCCAGCTTGTCATTCGGGGTGAGCTTCCAGAAGCCGCCGACCTGGTAGCCGTAGCCCCAGTCGTCGCCCTTGATGCGGGCATAGCCGTCCACGCCCTGCGGCGTCAACGCAGCGACGCCAGCGGCGGAAGCCTGGCCCTGCTGCACGGCCGCCTGGATCATCGCGGCACCGGTGGCCGGCGGGATCTGGCCGGCGGCGATGCCGGCCTGGATCTGCGCCACACCCGCCGCGACCTGCTGCTGGATGCCCTGCTGCACCTGCAGGCCGATCGCGTTGAAGTTGATCGCGCTGGTCAGCTCGGCCGAGGTGCGCTGCGCGATGGCGCTCACGCCCAGCGCGAAGGTGTCGGTCAGGTCGTACGAAGCCGACAGCGTGGCGTCGAGCGACTCGAACTTGGACTTGATGCCGTTGTAGCGGCCGATCCAGTCGCGGTCGTACTCGGTCTGGAAGCCGAACGGCACCGAGAAGCCGGCGCCGAGGTGCAGCTTGTCGTTGACCTTGGTGGCGAAGAACAGCGCCGGTACCGGCAGCGTGGTGCCGGCGTCGCCGCCGTTGCCACCGCTGATCGGGCGGCCCAGCACGTCGTGCGCGCTGCCGCTGAACTTGGCGCTGAAATTGATGGCGGTGACGTCGGCCTGGAAATAGGTGCCGTCCAGCTCGCTCATCGCGGCCGGGTTGTTCGCCACGACGGAAACATCGCCGCCGGCGGTGGCCGAACCGGCGTAGGCGCGACCCATGCCCTTCGCGCTGTTCTCCTTGAGCTGGAACGCGCTTGCATGGGCGGCGTTCGGGGCCACCAGTGCGCCGGCGATGGCCAGGCTCAGCGCGGCCAGCGCGAGCGGCCGGGCGGCCACCTGGAAGGGACGGATGGACATCTGCATCGGTTGCTCCTGCTGTTCGTGGATGCGTCTCGGGACGAGTAGCGGGAACCCCTTCGCGTTGTTATTTTCATACGCGCGTTTGATGTCCCCGCGCGGCACTGTGCCGACTGCCTGCCGGGCATTGCAAGTGCGGTTGCAGCAAAACCTTCCGATCGATACCCGGTCCGCCGCGACCACGCCGTTCGGGGCGCCCGAGGGGGGACTGCTAAGCTTGTCGGGCCGCTGCAGCGGTTTCCCTTAGCCTCCCCGCACGACGGTGATCGCCATGCATTGCTACGTCTACGCCAGTCTGCGCAAGGCAGACAGCTATCTCTGGCTGGCCCGCCGGGACGCCTTCGAGCTGCTTCCCGCCGACCTGGCCACGCTGCTCGGCCAGTTGCGCTTCGCGCTCGAAGTCGACCTCGACGAGCATCGGCGCCTGCCCCTGGAAGATGCGCGGCACGTGCTGGCCAACCTGCGCGAGCGCGGCTGGCACCTGCAGCTGCCGCCGACCGAGGGCCTCGCCGGTCACCAGCCGGACTATCACCGCGGCCCGCGTGGCGACTCCACGCACTGAGCCCACCGCGTCCGGTTTCCGTTAACACCGGGTTACCGCCGTTTCCTTCTCCGGTTTCTATACTCGCCCGATGACTCCCCCCAAGCTGCGGCGCCGGCCGCCCCCCCTTCTGCAGGCCCTGGCCTGGTTCATTCCTGGATGGATCGCCGTGGCGATCGCCGCGGCCACCACCCATCCGCTGGTGCTGATTCCCCTGCTGGCCGCCAACGCACTGACCATGGCCGCAGTGTGCCACGCCATCGGCTTCGACCCGGAGCCCCGTTTCGGGCGCACCGTACTGCGTCGTGGCGCCGCGTACCTGGTGATGTTCAGCACCTACGTCGCGCTGGTTTTCCTGCTGGTCGCCTGGCCACTGCTGAAGCTGAGCCAGGCGCCGAGCCTGAGCGCCGCGCTGCTGCTGGCGGCGGCGCTGGTGATCGCGCTGAGCGTGCTGTGGCGGTTGTGGCCCGCATTTGGCCTGGTGTTCGTGTGGGACGATGCCTACCCGCCGCAGAGCGATGGTTCGTGGATCTTCACGGCCACTGCGCGGAGCATCGCGTTCGGCCGGCACCTGTCGCGCGAGGAGCGCTTCTTCTCGCATTTCCTGCCGGCCGCGTTTTCGTTGCTGGTGCTGGCGTTCCTGGCGCTCGCACTGACCGGCCTGTACGGCGTGCTGCCGCCGGAGCTGCGCACCGCCGCGATGGTGCTGTACGGCCTGGTGCTGATGCCGCTGGGTTGCCTGGTGATCGCCAACCGTACGCTGCGCGCCCTGCTGTGCGAGCGCCACCGCCCGCGCATGGCGGCCGGAGCCGATCTGGACCGGCCCGCGCCGGTGAAGCGGGCGCCGGTGGCGCCGCTGACCGAGGCCGAGCGCACTGCCGGCAGCCCGGAGCAGTCCGCCGCACTGCTGGCGGCGATCCGCGACAGCGACATCGAGCGCGCACTGGCGCTGGTGGAAAACGGCGCCGACCCGGACACCACCCCGCCCCCGGACGATCGCGACCAGCGCCCGGCGCTGTTGCTTGCCGCGCTGCTGCCCGACATCCGCCTGCTGCGCGCACTGATCTCGCGGGGCGCCGACGTGAACCGCGCACAGGGCGGGCTCACCGCGCTGCTGGCAGCCACCCGCGACAGCCTGTCCGGACGCGCCGAGGCGGTCATGACGCTGATCTCCAACGGCGCCGACCCGACCGTCAGCGACGCCGACGGCAACACCCCGCTGCACGGCGCCGTGCTCAGCGAAGAGCCGATCGTGGCGGCGATGCTGCTGGATGCCGGCGCGGACCTCAACGCGCCGAACCGCGCCGGTCTCACTCCGCTGGCAGCCGCCTGCCGTGCCGCCAACTGGACGCTGGCCCGGTTCCTGCTCGAACGTGGCGCGAAGCCCCTGTTGCCCGACAGCGAGCCCGCGCTGGTTGCCGCCGCCGCCATCGCCGACGACGACCCGACCGGGGTACGCCTGCTGCTCAAGCAGCGGGCGGGCGTCAACGCCACCGATGTCCGCGGCAGGACCGCCCTGATGGTCGCCGCGGCCGAAGGCCACGAGGAGATCGCCCGCGCCCTGCGCGCCGCCGGCGCGGAGGTCGATCTGTCCGACCGCAACGGCAGCACCGCCCTGATGGAAGCCGCCCGCGCCGGCGCGGTGGGCATCGTGCAGTTGCTGGCGCAGGCCGGGGCCGATGCCTCGCTGCGCGACCAGCACGGCCGCGACGCACTGACCCTCGCCTGCCAGTCGCCGCGCGCCCACGCGGACACCGTGCGCGCGCTGCTGACCCTGGGTGCCGACGCCAAGGCTGCCGGCACCGATGGCCGCAGCGCGCTGGACCACGCCGCGGCTGCCGGACGCTGGGACCTGGTCGCCCTGCTCGACCCCGATACTCCGCTGCCGGCCAGCCTCAGTGCCGAGACGCTCGCCGCCGGCGAGGACACCCCGGGCCATCTGCTCGATGCCCTGCGCTTCGGCCACTGGGCCGTGGTCTCCAGCTTCGTCCAGCGCGTGCGCGAGTGGCCGGAGTCGGAACTGGCGCGGTTGTATCAGGAGCTCGCCGAGCCAGGCCTGGGCGGTGCACGTCGCTGGCTGCTCGAGCACGGCTTGTCCGCCGAGGCGCACATGGCCGGCGAAGAAGACGCCCGCGGCCCGCGCCTGTTCGACGCGCTGCTCGA is part of the Dyella thiooxydans genome and harbors:
- a CDS encoding coniferyl aldehyde dehydrogenase; amino-acid sequence: MTDSTDLSDLLRRQREAQARDPQPSWPARSGRLRALEALLRQHREAIAEAISADFGFRPAEETDLLEVFPCLSAIRHALAHGRRWMRPRRHLADLAFLPARTELRPQPLGVVGIIVPWNYPLYLAVGPLVDALVAGNRAMVKMSEYTPRFSALFAELVAGHFPTEEVAVVNGDARVAQAFSSLPFDHLLFTGSTAVGRHVMRAAADNLTPVTLELGGKSPAIIGPGADFAHAVERIVFGKLINAGQTCIAPDYVLLPRQRLDEFVRIAGATVERFYPDIAGNRQYASIASDRQHDRLRALRDAAVAEGASALRLGTESAGPGPRRLLPTLLTGVHDRMAVMQEEIFGPLLPLVPYDTLEEAIDYVADRPHPLALYLFEHDTGTIEKVLARTTAGGVTVNDTLYHIAQHRLPFGGVGPSGIGGYHGEAGFRTFSHLKPVFRQARLNGAGLLNPPYGERFRKVLALLLRRG
- a CDS encoding OmpP1/FadL family transporter; amino-acid sequence: MQMSIRPFQVAARPLALAALSLAIAGALVAPNAAHASAFQLKENSAKGMGRAYAGSATAGGDVSVVANNPAAMSELDGTYFQADVTAINFSAKFSGSAHDVLGRPISGGNGGDAGTTLPVPALFFATKVNDKLHLGAGFSVPFGFQTEYDRDWIGRYNGIKSKFESLDATLSASYDLTDTFALGVSAIAQRTSAELTSAINFNAIGLQVQQGIQQQVAAGVAQIQAGIAAGQIPPATGAAMIQAAVQQGQASAAGVAALTPQGVDGYARIKGDDWGYGYQVGGFWKLTPNDKLAVNYRSKISHRLTGTGNFTTTPGYQLLLTNPALAGSLPPFANTTGTADFTTPAVLSGSYWHQAEKFGFGIDLAWTKWDVFKELRVKYGNPGQPDTAEEFNWRNSIYASIGGDYYLNDKLTLRAGIAVDTSPTYNAVRDVRVPDSTRKLATVGLGYKASEHFEINASYAHIFVNNAHIDSTSSTGDVISGNYSDYGNLLSLSAIYKF
- a CDS encoding YcgL domain-containing protein, with the protein product MHCYVYASLRKADSYLWLARRDAFELLPADLATLLGQLRFALEVDLDEHRRLPLEDARHVLANLRERGWHLQLPPTEGLAGHQPDYHRGPRGDSTH
- a CDS encoding ankyrin repeat domain-containing protein yields the protein MTPPKLRRRPPPLLQALAWFIPGWIAVAIAAATTHPLVLIPLLAANALTMAAVCHAIGFDPEPRFGRTVLRRGAAYLVMFSTYVALVFLLVAWPLLKLSQAPSLSAALLLAAALVIALSVLWRLWPAFGLVFVWDDAYPPQSDGSWIFTATARSIAFGRHLSREERFFSHFLPAAFSLLVLAFLALALTGLYGVLPPELRTAAMVLYGLVLMPLGCLVIANRTLRALLCERHRPRMAAGADLDRPAPVKRAPVAPLTEAERTAGSPEQSAALLAAIRDSDIERALALVENGADPDTTPPPDDRDQRPALLLAALLPDIRLLRALISRGADVNRAQGGLTALLAATRDSLSGRAEAVMTLISNGADPTVSDADGNTPLHGAVLSEEPIVAAMLLDAGADLNAPNRAGLTPLAAACRAANWTLARFLLERGAKPLLPDSEPALVAAAAIADDDPTGVRLLLKQRAGVNATDVRGRTALMVAAAEGHEEIARALRAAGAEVDLSDRNGSTALMEAARAGAVGIVQLLAQAGADASLRDQHGRDALTLACQSPRAHADTVRALLTLGADAKAAGTDGRSALDHAAAAGRWDLVALLDPDTPLPASLSAETLAAGEDTPGHLLDALRFGHWAVVSSFVQRVREWPESELARLYQELAEPGLGGARRWLLEHGLSAEAHMAGEEDARGPRLFDALLERLPSSAEAIEDLLLAGATPAGAGLLGVALAHLDGDAQALGLPLAMLERGADPFGPDVQQRTPLHLAAASGHLAMTEALLARGCDPNARDAHGRTPLFDALTAGARALPVVKSLVAHGADPEASDARGETPLGLSMEHPELKHWLDWGHWPLPRRALRDSDLPAAAAAGAAQAVERLLKLGTPVDSRDAQGASALLHACGAGHRDVATRLLDASADASSTAQNGMTALGAAVAARREPLVALLLERGVTVDQRLPGESTALMVAAAMGYPELVERLLEGEADVHAVDARGRSALHAAAQFGFESQDSLRARRLFDVLLKRGADVNRADLEGKTPLLMLLGAQLRPGSDCDATHIGALLPVLLDAGARLEHADQRGVTALHACAMHALLPAARVLLARGADRNAADGFGRTAADVARHLGYVDIAHELAARGASVVPSVRQTLRQPAQPAE